In the genome of Populus nigra chromosome 9, ddPopNigr1.1, whole genome shotgun sequence, one region contains:
- the LOC133703815 gene encoding uncharacterized protein LOC133703815, with protein MSILSAAIIGQNFETALLLLELDKSLASLKDKNQISTLQLLAEMPAAFESEFPMGVFERLIYYCLPVTRHREVKSKEKSRSRAGKGVGDLESGLGRNSGDLGSVSKRNQRGGILKYLKVPKGCWLEGIWNQEKKHGFALRFAKSLVEKDDSYELEGEEGRDGKQTVLLSSQIITGDQNKEEEEGQTSKITSEAKEIKNVQCPTAQTSLIKSSLTIKVESPLFTATRRGIEKIVEMIIKLHPHAIEKLNKEGQSILDMAVMYRQKKIFDFLKQQKIQLARMRRVVDSKGNTLLHHVAEKGKNSGVTKPGLIREFLP; from the exons ATGTCCATCCTAAGCGCTGCTATCATAGGGCAAAACTTTG AAACAGCTTTACTGTTGCTAGAACTGGATAAATCGCTCGCCAGCTTGAAGGACAAAAATCAAATATCTACTCTTCAACTTCTAGCCGAAATGCCAGCTGCTTTTGAGAGTGAATTTCCCATGGGCGTATTTGAAAGACTCATCTACTATT gCCTTCCTGTTACACGTCACCGCGAggtaaaatcaaaagaaaaaagtcgGAGCCGTGCAGGGAAGGGGGTGGGAGATCTTGAGAGCGGTCTGGGGAGGAACTCAGGAGATCTGGGGAGTGTCTCGAAGAGGAATCAAAGAGGCGGCATACTCAAATATTTAAAGGTCCCTAAAG GATGTTGGCTAGAAGGAATCTGgaaccaggaaaaaaaacatggatttgCTTTGAGATTCGCCAAAAGCCTAGTAGAGAAAGATGACTCATATGAGTTAGAGGGAGAGGAAGGACGAGATGGAAAACAAACCGTTCTGCTCTCATCACAAATCATAACAGGAGaccaaaataaagaagaagaagaagggcaAACTTCTAAAATCACTAGCGaagcaaaagaaataaaaaatgtccAATGTCCAACAGCACAAACTTCTTTAATAAAGTCATCATTAACTATTAAGGTGGAGAGCCCATTGTTTACTGCAACTAGAAGGGGAATAGAAAAGATTGTAGAGATGATAATAAAACTACATCCTCATGCTATTGAGAAGCTCAATAAGGAGGGTCAGAGCATTTTGGATATGGCCGTCATGTATCGCCAGAAAAAGATCTTCGATTTTCTGAAGCAACAGAAAATACAATTGGCTAGAATGCGTCGAGTTGTTGATAGTAAGGGCAACACATTGTTGCATCATGTTGCAGAGAAGGGGAAAAACAGTGGAGTAACCAAGCCTGGGCTGATAAGAGAATTTTTACCATGA